The following is a genomic window from Longimicrobium sp..
AGCTCCCCGAGGGCACCCGCGTCTACGGCGTCCGCGTCCCGCCGGACCGCTGGGCGCGCTGGGAAGACGCGGCGCACGCCTTCCTGCGCCGCGTCGTCCGCCGGTCCGCATCGCCGGGCCGGTCCGGGTCGTCCGGGGGATCCGCATCTCCAGCTCACCCCGCGCCCGCCGACGCGGACCTGGCGTGGCGGCGCGACCTGCGCTGGTCGGCCACGCCGGCCGGGGCGCTGCGCGCGTATCGGGCGTGGCGCTCCTTCGCGCACGAATGGGCGTGGGCGAAGGAGGCGGCGGACGCCGCGGCGGCGGTCCTGGAGGCCGGCGTGCACGCGGCGGTGGTCACCTGCGGGCCGCCGCACATGGTGCACCTGGCGGGGCGGCAGGCGGCGGCGCGCGCGGGGCTCCCGTTCGTGATGGACCTGCGCGACCCCTGGAGCCTGGCGCCGGCCGTCACCCGCGCGCTGGGGAGCCCGCTCTGGTACCGGCTGGCCGAACGCCACGAGCGGCGCGCGGTGGCGGACGCCGCGCTGGTGGTCTGCAACACCGGCGCGCTGGCCGACGCGATGCGCGCCGCCCATCCCGCCGCCGCGGAGCGCGTCGTGGCGGTGATGAACGGGTGCGACGAGGAGCCGCTCCCGCCGCGCCGCGAGGACGGACGCTTCACCATCGCCTACGCCGGCAACATCTACATCGACCGCGACCCGCGCCCGCTGCTGCGCGCCGCCGCCCGCGTGGCGCGCGAGGAGGGGCTCCCGCCCGAGCGCTTCGGGCTGGAGTTCGTCGGCCACGCGGACGCGTTCGGCGGGGTGCCGCTCGTGGCGCTGGCGGAGGCGGAAGGGGCGGGCGGCTACGTCACCGTGCACCCGCGCCGCCCCCGCGCCGAGGCGCTGGCGATGCTCGCGAAGGCGTCCGTGCTCCTGTCGCTGCCGCAGGGGGTCGATCTCGCGATCCCCTCCAAGGTGTTCGAGTACATGCAGTTCCCCGCCTGGCTCCTGGCGCTGGCCGCGCGTGGGAGCGCCACCGAGGTGCTCCTGCGCGGCAGCGGCGCCGACGTGGTGGAGCCGGGCGACGAGGAGGCGATCGCCCGGGTGCTCGGCGACCGCTACCGCCGCTGGGCGCGCGGCGAGCGCCCCCGCCCGCTCAACGCCGACGGCCGCTTCGGCCGGCGGCGGCAGGCGGAGGTCCTCTTCGCGGAGCTGGAGCGGATCGCCGGCGAGTCGGCGGCGGTCAGGCGCGGGAGGGCCGCGTGAGCCGGGACGACCGCCGCGCGGAGGTGCGCGCCTACTTCGACCGCAACGTCGCGGAGTGGGACACGGTCCGCTACCTGGACCAGACCTACGTGGGCCGCGCCCGCCACGCGCTGCGCTGGCTGCGCTCGCTGGGGCGCGGCAGGCGCGTGCTGGACCTGGGGTGCGGCACGGGGCGGCAGACGGTCGCGGGGACCCGCGCGGGCCTCTGCGTGGTCTCGGCCGACTTCTCGTTCGAGATGGCGCGCGCCACCCGCCAGCGCGTCCTGCGCGAGTGCCCCGGCGCCGCGCCCGCGGTGGTCGTCGCCGACGCGCTGCACCCGCCCTTCCGCCCGGGCGCCTTCGACGCGGTGATGGCGCTGGGCGTGGTCGGCTTCGTCCCCGACCGGCCGGGAATGCTGCGCGAGGCGCGAACGCTGCTCGCCCCCGGCGGCGAGCTGGTGTGCGACGTGGGCGTCCCCGAGCGGCGCGTGCTCTTCCCCGCGCTCGGCGCGGCGCTCGACCGGCCCCTGCGCTCGCTCGCCCGGCTCTGGCGCGAGCGGATTCTCCGCCGTCCGAAGACGGAAGGAGACGACTCCGGCGCGCCCGGGTGGTACGGGCGGCACTTCGTGAAGCACGCGCCCGAGGAGATCGAGGCGATGCTCTGCGAGGCCGGCTTCCGGCCCCTGGCGCGCGGCGGCTCGGGGCTGGGCGAGCTGCGGCTGCTGGGGCGGCTGGTGCTCCCCTGGCGCGTGCAGGGGGCGCTGACGCGCCTGGCGGTCGTGCTGAGCGCGCTCCCGGGCGGGGGGTGGCTGGCCCGGCGCTCGCTCACCTACGTGGTGCGCTCGGCGCGCGCGCCCGACCTCCCCGCGCGCGTCCCGGAGCGCGCCCCCGTCCCCCCACCGGTGGCGGCCCTGGCCGATGCACCTGCTCTTCGTCGCCAACTTCTCTAGCCGCACCGGCTACGCCTGGGAGACCATCGAGCGGGTCTTCCGGCGGGTGGGCGAGAGCCTGGTGCGCGAGGGGCACCGGGTGAGCGTGTGCTACGCCCGGCTGGAGAACGGCCCGCCGGAGCGGATGCGCGGCGCCCCCTTCGAGTTCGTGGCGTTCGACTACGGCCGCACCCGCACCCCCGGCGGCCTGCGCGACTTCATGCGCCTGCTGCGCGCGCGCGGCGTCGACGCGCTGTACCTCACCGACCGCCCCACCTGGTCGTGGCGCTACCCCTTCTTCCACCTGGCCGGGGTGCGGCGGCTGATCGTGCACGACCGCACCTCGGGCGAGCGGACGCGCCGCGCGGCGCTCCTGCGCGGGGTGAAGCGGCTCCTGCACCACGTCCCCGGCCTGGCGGGCGACTGCTTCATCGGCGTCTCGGAGTACGTGCGCAGGCGGATGGTCGAGGTGAACGGCACGCCCCCGTCGCGGACGTGGTGCGTCTACAACGGGATCGACCTGGCCCCCTTCGCCGTCCCCGACCGCGCCGCGCTGCGCCAGGATCTGGGGCTTCCGGAGGAGACGCGGGTGGTCTTCTGCTCCGGCCGCGCGCAGCCGTACAAGGGGATCCAGCTGGTGATCGAGGCCGCCGCCCTGCTCAAGGACCAGGGCGTGCCCGACCTGGCGTTCGCCTACGCGGGAGACGGGGGATACCTGAAGGAGCTGAAGGAGCTCGCCGCGCGCCGCGGGGTGGAGAACTTCCACTTCCTGGGCAGGCGCGACGACGTCCCCCGGCTGCTGGGCGGCGCGGCGGCGGCGGTGGTCCCCTCGCTGTGGGCCGAGGCGTTCGGGCTGACGGTGGTGGAGGCGTTCGCCGCCGGGGCGCCCCTGGTCGCCGCGCGCACCGGCGGCATCCCCGAGCTGGTGCGCGACGGGGAGACGGGCGTGCTGTTCCCCCCCGGCGACGCGCGCGCCCTGGCCGCCGCCCTGCGCGCCGTCCTCGCCGACCCGCAGGCGGCCGAGGTGCGCGCCGCCCGCGCCGCCCGCGAGGTCCGGCGCCGCTTCAGCCTGGAGAAGTCGGCGGTGAGCCTCTACGCGCTGGTCTCCTCGCAGCTGCGCACCTCGCCCGTCCTCGCCGCGCCGGTGGTCGCGGCGGCGGAGGAGTAGCCGTCGCGCCGCGATTGGGGCGGTCGATGCCGTTCGCGGATCCGACCCGGTAACCGCGTCTGGTCCTCACCGCGATGTGTTTCGTAGGGGCGAGCCTGCGAGTCCGAGCACGGGCAGCATCGGCGCAAGAGGCCGCCTGCCGCGCATGGACCGAGATCCGCCGGTCGAGGCAGGCCTCGCCCCCACGGATTACCCGGCCGTGTTTCCGAGGGAGGAGTCCCGGTGCGGAATCAGCGCGGAATCCATATCTTCTCCGTCCTCCATCCGTGCCCGCCGATCCCCCCTCGCCCTCCAGGGAGACCATGCCCATCCTCCGCAGGCCGCTGCTCGCGGCCGCCGCCCTCGCGCTGCTCCCCGCGGCCGCCCTCCCCCAGCACTACCACTGCGGCCCGCCGCCGCCGCTCACCCAGCCCGTGGTGCCCCTGTGGCCGGGCGTCGACAGCACCGTCAGCTTCCCGATCAGCAGCGGCAACGATTCCACGAAGGCGTACTTCGACCAGGGGCTGGCGCTGATCTACGGCTTCAACCACCTGGAGTCGGTGCTGAGCTTCCGCAAGGCCGCGCAGTTCGATCCGAAGTGCGCCATCTGCTGGTGGGGGATCGCCATCGCGCTGGGGCCCAACATCAACGAGCCCATCAACCAGCAGCGCTGGGAGATGGCCCTGGCGGCCCTCGACACCGCCGGGATGCCGGAGCGCTCCGCCAGCGAGGAGGAGCGGCGGTACATCGCCGCGGCGCGGCTGCGCTACTTCAACCCGGACGGTAGCCGCCCCCGGTTCCCGATCCCCGACACCGCCACGTTCAACCGGACGCGCCGCGAGATGGACCGGCGCTACGCGGACGCGATGGGTAGCGTGTGGAGCGCCGGCGGCAGGCAGAACCCGCACCTGGGCACCATGTACGCCGAGGCGCTGATGGACCTGCACCCCTGGGACCTGTGGAACCGCGACGGGACGGCGAAGTGGCCCGAGACCCGGCAGGTGAGCGCCGTGGTCAACTCCATCCTGGCGAAGGAGCCGGAGCACGTGGGTGCGGCGCACCTGAAGATCCACGTGCACGAGGGCTCCGCACACCCCGACTCGGCCCGCCGCGAAGCCGACATCCTGGAGGGGCTGATGCCGGGCTCGGCGCACATCACCCACATGCCCTCGCACATCGACCACCGCATGGGCGCGTACGCGGCGGGCGTCGGGCACAACCGGCGCGCCACGGCGCTGGACAGCGCCTACCTGGACTTCCGCGGCTGGATGTGGCGCTACCCGATGTACTTCGCCCACGACAACGACTTCCTGTGGGTGTCGGCCACCTTCGCCGGCCTGCGCGCCGACGCCCTGGCCTCGGCCGACTCGCTGAACGGCATCGTGGAGCCCGAGCTGATCCGGTGCTATCCCAGCGCGGAGCACTTCCTGACCGCGCCGATCCTGGTGCGGGTGCGCTTCGGGATGTGGAGCGAGGCGCTCCGGCAGGCGCCGCCGCGGGGGTACGACTACGCGATGGGGATGTGGCACTACGCGCGCGGCTGGGCGCTGCTGCGGATGGACAGCACGCGGCAGGCCGAGGTGGCGCGCGACAGCGCCCGGGCCTACGCGGCGCGGCTCGAGGGGCGGTCGATCGCCAACAACCCGGCCGACACGCTGGTGCTGATCGCCGTCCACACGCTCACCGGCGAGATCGAGGCCGCGCGGGGCAACCAGACCGCCGCGATCGGGGAGCTCCGGCAGGCGGTGAGGATGCAGGACAGCCTGGACTACGACGAGCCGCCGCCGTTCTTCTACCCGGCGCGGCACTCGCTGGGCGCGGTGCTGGTGGAGACGCTCGACTCGACCAACGCGGAGCGCGCCCTCGAGGTGTACCGGACCGACCTGGGCGGAGTGGGCCGGAAGTACGCCGTCAACCACAACCCGCGGAACGCCTGGGCCTACGTGGGGATGGCGAGGGCGATGCAGGTGCTGCGGCGGGATCCGAAGCCGTGGCTGGACTCGGCGGCCGCGGTGTGGAAGGGCGGCGAGCTGCCGCCCGCCTCGCGGTACCCGCAGCAGCGGTGGCACGCGTACACCGCGCCCCTCACGATCTCCGCCAACTCGGCGCGCCTCGTGAGCACGACGCTCCGGGCCGCCCCGGGGACGGTGACGCTCGACGGCGTCGCCTATCCCGTGAACCTGTACGCCGGCTCGCTCCTGCCGCCGGTCCTGAAGCTGGAGCCGGGCGACTCGCTGCGGGTGCTCCTGGTCAACGACATGGACACCACCGCCGGCGACACCACCAACCTGCACTTCCACGGCTTCGCGGTGTCGCCGCGCCCGCCGGCCGACAACGTGGTCCGGACCCACGTCCCCCGCGGCGGCCGGTACCAGTACGCCATGCGGCTTCCCCGCGACCACGCGCAGGGGCTCTTCTGGTACCACCCCCACCCCCACGGCAGCAGCTACGACCAGGTGAAGCGCGGGATGTCGGGCGCCATCAG
Proteins encoded in this region:
- a CDS encoding multicopper oxidase family protein: MPILRRPLLAAAALALLPAAALPQHYHCGPPPPLTQPVVPLWPGVDSTVSFPISSGNDSTKAYFDQGLALIYGFNHLESVLSFRKAAQFDPKCAICWWGIAIALGPNINEPINQQRWEMALAALDTAGMPERSASEEERRYIAAARLRYFNPDGSRPRFPIPDTATFNRTRREMDRRYADAMGSVWSAGGRQNPHLGTMYAEALMDLHPWDLWNRDGTAKWPETRQVSAVVNSILAKEPEHVGAAHLKIHVHEGSAHPDSARREADILEGLMPGSAHITHMPSHIDHRMGAYAAGVGHNRRATALDSAYLDFRGWMWRYPMYFAHDNDFLWVSATFAGLRADALASADSLNGIVEPELIRCYPSAEHFLTAPILVRVRFGMWSEALRQAPPRGYDYAMGMWHYARGWALLRMDSTRQAEVARDSARAYAARLEGRSIANNPADTLVLIAVHTLTGEIEAARGNQTAAIGELRQAVRMQDSLDYDEPPPFFYPARHSLGAVLVETLDSTNAERALEVYRTDLGGVGRKYAVNHNPRNAWAYVGMARAMQVLRRDPKPWLDSAAAVWKGGELPPASRYPQQRWHAYTAPLTISANSARLVSTTLRAAPGTVTLDGVAYPVNLYAGSLLPPVLKLEPGDSLRVLLVNDMDTTAGDTTNLHFHGFAVSPRPPADNVVRTHVPRGGRYQYAMRLPRDHAQGLFWYHPHPHGSSYDQVKRGMSGAISIGDPRRYFPEYAGIPEVYLLLKFFQPDAPSAEISTVNGVPRVELPEMRVGDAQFWRIGNITTERYYRLRLVGPAGDSVAFQVLARDGNVVAQGPPVMVDEVLLGAGQRAEVVVRGARPGYYTLVATDFVRQDSLPDPRNPRLVDGAAVLARVKVNPTPGRPNAVAAAPRPGGHPGEARLIRALVAAPADAVFRDSIEFEIDRNTRPTRYMIDHALYDPDNIAKRLVLGRTYAWRIKNASQSWHTFHIHQGDFVVDSVGGRKMPPDYRLDTVSVPPCTAWLPDKTCRPGAEGVSVIRFRYDSPAVLGEFVYHCHMLFHEDNGMMANVQLVPRPGDAPPPGGAPAHRH
- a CDS encoding class I SAM-dependent methyltransferase; the encoded protein is MSRDDRRAEVRAYFDRNVAEWDTVRYLDQTYVGRARHALRWLRSLGRGRRVLDLGCGTGRQTVAGTRAGLCVVSADFSFEMARATRQRVLRECPGAAPAVVVADALHPPFRPGAFDAVMALGVVGFVPDRPGMLREARTLLAPGGELVCDVGVPERRVLFPALGAALDRPLRSLARLWRERILRRPKTEGDDSGAPGWYGRHFVKHAPEEIEAMLCEAGFRPLARGGSGLGELRLLGRLVLPWRVQGALTRLAVVLSALPGGGWLARRSLTYVVRSARAPDLPARVPERAPVPPPVAALADAPALRRQLL
- a CDS encoding glycosyltransferase family 4 protein gives rise to the protein MHLLFVANFSSRTGYAWETIERVFRRVGESLVREGHRVSVCYARLENGPPERMRGAPFEFVAFDYGRTRTPGGLRDFMRLLRARGVDALYLTDRPTWSWRYPFFHLAGVRRLIVHDRTSGERTRRAALLRGVKRLLHHVPGLAGDCFIGVSEYVRRRMVEVNGTPPSRTWCVYNGIDLAPFAVPDRAALRQDLGLPEETRVVFCSGRAQPYKGIQLVIEAAALLKDQGVPDLAFAYAGDGGYLKELKELAARRGVENFHFLGRRDDVPRLLGGAAAAVVPSLWAEAFGLTVVEAFAAGAPLVAARTGGIPELVRDGETGVLFPPGDARALAAALRAVLADPQAAEVRAARAAREVRRRFSLEKSAVSLYALVSSQLRTSPVLAAPVVAAAEE